The following nucleotide sequence is from Mycobacterium sp. Z3061.
AGCCCGAGGGCGACCTGATCGATCTCGGGGATCAGATTCTGTTGCCCGGGTTGATGGACATGGAGGTCAACCTGCTGATGGGCGGCCGGGGCGAGAAGCCTGGCCTGTCCCAGGTACAGGACGACCCACCGACCCGGGTGCTGCGCGCCGTCGGTAATGCCCGGCGCACCCTGCGTGCCGGGTTCACCACCGTGCGCAACCTGGGCCTGTTCGTCAAGACCGGCGGCTACCTGCTCGACGTCGCGCTCGGCAGGGCGATCGACGCGGGGTGGATCGACGGGCCCCGCATAGTGCCTGCCGGACATGCGATTACGCCTACCGGCGGGCATCTGGACCCGACGATGTTCGCGGCGTTCGCCCCGCACGTGCTGGACCTCACGATCGAGGAGGGTATCGCCAACGGCGTCGACGAGATCCGCCGCGCGGTGCGCTACCAGATCAAGCACGGCGCCCAGCTGATCAAGGTGTGCTGCTCCGGCGGCGTGATGTCGCTGACCGGACCGCCTGGCGCCCAGCATTATTCGGACGACGAGCTGCGCGCCATCGTCGACGAGGCACACCGGCGGGGGCTGCGGGTCGCCGCGCACACGCACGGCGCCGATGCGGTCAAGCACGCGGTGGCGGCCGGCATCGACTGCATCGAGCACGGATTCCTCGTCGACGACGAGGCCATTGCCCTGATGGTCGAGAACGGCACTTTCCTGGTGAGCACCCGCCGGCTGGCCGAGGGCATGGACGTGTCCCATGCGCCGCCCGAACTTCAGGCCAAGGCCGCCGAGATGTTCCCCAAGTCGCGCACCTCGATCCTGGCGGCGTACCAGGCCGGGGTGAAGATCGCCGTCGGCACCGACGCGCCGGCAATACCGCACGGCCGCAACGCCGATGAACTCGTCACCCTGGTCGAGTGGGGATTGCCGCCGCTGGCCGTATTGCGCGGGGCGACCGTGACGGCCGCGGAGCTGATCAACTCGACCGACCTCGGGCGCCTGGCCGAGGGCATGCTTGCCGACGTTATCGCGGTGCCCGGAAATCCGTTGGCGGACATCACCGTTACCCGCAACGTGAGCTTTGTCATGAAAGGCGGCAAGGTTTATGCCAAGCAGAACTGACGACCTGGTGGAGATCCAGCAGTTGCTCGCCCGGTATGCCGTCACCATCACCCAGGGCGACATCGAGGGACTGGTCGGCGTGTTCACACCGGACGGCACCTACAGCGCATTCGGCGACACCTACACACTGGACCGGTTCCCGGAACTGGTCGCCGCCGCGCCGAAGGGCCTGTTCATGACCGGCACCTCGCTGGTCGAAAATCTCGACGGCGATACGGCCACCGGCACCCAACCGCTGTGCTTCATCGAACACTCCGCGCATGACATGCGCATCGGCTACTACCGCGACACCTACCTGCGCACCGCCGACGGCTGGCGCCTGAAAACCCGCGCCATGACCTTCATCCGGCGCAGCGGCGTGCATGACTCCGGACGGCCGCATGCCGTGGGCCGCCCAACGCCGTGAATGTCGAGGAGTTCCGGACCGGGTTGTGCGCGTGGCTCGACGAGCATGACCTGACCCCGGGGCCCGACCATTCGCTGCAGGGCCACATGCGGCAGTTCGCCCGGGTCAGCGCGGCGCTGTACGAGGCGGACTGGATGCGTTACGGCTGGCCGGAGTCGGTCGGCGGGCTGGGCGGGCCGGCGCTGTTGCGCGCGATCGTCGGCGAGGAGGTGGTGGGCCGGCGGCTGGCCGAACCCGGCCCCTACTCGATGCTGGAGGTACTCGCGCCCACCATGATCGATTACGCGCCAATCGAACTCGCCGCCGAGATGGTGCCGCGGCTGCTCAGCGGACGAGAGCAGTGGTGCCAGGGTTTCTCCGAACCTGGATCCGGCAGCGATCTGGCATCCTTGACGACCCGGGCGGTCCCCGACGGTGACAACTGGATCGTCAACGGGCAGAAGGTCTGGACCAGCTTCGCGCAGTTCTCCACCCGGTGCGTGCTGCTCACCCGTACCGCGCCGGGCCATGACGGCATCACCGCTTTTTTCGTCGACCTGGACACGCCGGGCATCACGGTCCGCCCGTTGCGCACCATGCACGGCGTCGACGAGTTCTGCGAGGTGTACTACGACGATGTGGTGATCCCGTCCAGCCGGATGCTCGGCAAGCCCGGAGACGGCTGGCGACTCGCGATGGATCTGTTGCCCTATGAGCGGTCGACCTGTTTCTGGCAGCGAATCGCCTACCTGTACTCGAGGTTCGACGCCCTGGTCGCCGAGGCGGCCGAAGCGGACGAATCTGCATTGGGCGCAGCCTATCTCGCGCTGCATACGCTGCGCTGCCGATCCCGCGCCACCCAGCACCGGCTGGCTGACGGAGCGCGACTCGGACCCGACACCTCCATCGACAAGGTGCTGCTGGCCGGGGCCGAACAACGGCTCTACGACACCGTCCGCGACCTGCTGCCCGGCACGCTGGAATTGGACGACACCGCCTGGCGGCCGGAGTACCTCTACTCGCGCGCGGCGACCATCTATGGCGGGACAGCCGAGATCCAGCGCAACATCATCGCCCGTCGGCTGCTCGACCTCGGGAAGGAGTGACGTGGACACCGAGCTGGCGCTGCTGGCCGAATCTTTGCGGACGGCGATGACGACGTCGCCGTCCGGCGCCGCCCTGGACGCTGCCCTGGCCGAGCTCGGCTGGCTCGACATGCTCGATGAAATGCCGGAAACCGCAATACCTCTGGTCTTCCGATTGCTCGGCGAGACCGGTGCGCATGCGCCCGTGCTGAATGACGTCGTGCTGCGAGGCACCGGTGACACGGTGCCGCTGCCCTACGCCGGCGGTTCCTGGGTGGTCTGGGAGCGTGCCGACACCGCGACTCCGGCGATGGACGAGGAGCTGCCCTTGCACCGGGTGCCCACCGGGGACACCGTCCCGCTGGGTGCGGCCCGGCAGGCGGTGGGGTGGTGGCTCGTCGGCGCCAGCCGGGCCATGCTGGCGCTGGCTCGCAGCCACGCACTGGACCGAGTCCAATTCGGCCGCTCCATCGCATCTTTCCAGGCGGTGCGCCACCGACTCGCCGAGACGCTGGTCGCCATCGAGGGCGCCGAGGCCACTTTGCGGGCCGCCGCCGATCAGCCGGACGAGTTCGCGTGTCTACTGGCTAAGGCGGCGGCGGGCCAGGCGGCGCTGACCGCCGCCCGGCACTGCCAGCAGGTACTCGGGGGCATCGGCTTCACCGCCGAGCATCAGTTGCACCGCCACGTCAAGCGGGTATTGGTGCTCGACGGGTTGCTCGGCAGCTCGAAGGAGCTGACCCGCGAAGCGGGAGCGCACGTCCGTGCCGTGGGCTCGGCACCCCGGCTCGTCCATCTCTAGGCGCCGAGGTCGCGAAACTCACAGCCGCGGAAGCAGTTCGGCAGAGAGGCTGCGCAACTCCCGTCGCGACGAGACACCCAGCTTGGCGAAGATTCGACCCAGATGCCATTCAACGGTGCGCGGGCTGATGTAGAGCTGCGCACCGATCTCTGAGTTCGTACAACCTTGTCGCGCCAAGCGGGTGATCTCCCGTTCCTGGGTGGTCAGTGCGATGGCGGTGCCCTTCACGGTCTGGTGCACCGCCTCACCGGATGCCTGAAGTTCACGGCGCGCCCGCGCTGCGAAGCCCTCAGCGCCCATCCGGGCGAACATGTCGTAGGCCGTCCGCAACTGGGTCCTGGCATCCCCGCGACGATTAACACGCCGCAACCACTCCCCATAAACCAGGTGGGTGCGGGCCCGATAGACGGCGACCGGGCTGCGCTCGAGATGCTCGACAGCCCTCTGAAAATCCGTGTCTGATTCGGAGCTGTTGCCTGCCAGCGCCCTCGACCGCGCCGCGATGCCGAGCGCGGTCTCAGTTCTGCTTGCCTGGGCACGTTCCCAGATCTGGGCGCACAGCTCTGCGGCCAGGGATGTTTCACCACAGTAGGCGGCGGCTTCGACCGCTTCGGTCAGCAGATAACTGGACATCCCGACATCGTCGTATTCCAGGCCGGAGAGACTAGCGGCCAGCGCCTTCGGGTAGCGAGACAGCCCGTTATGCAAGATAGCGGTCGCGTAGAGCGACACGGTCACCTGGGTTCCTTCGCCCCGCTCGGTCGCTTCCTCGATCGTCGTGTGCGCGTATTCGAGGCAACGCTTGTCCTGGCCACGGTAGGCAGCCAGGTAGGGGAAGATTGAACGGTGTGCCGGGATTCTTGTCGCGGCAGCAAGGATCTCAACCTCTTCGAGCGCCGCCTCGGCCGCGGCGAAGTCCCCGCGTGTCACACACAGCCCCGCGTACGTCGACAGCGACGACGCGACCAGTGTCAATTCACCTGCTGCGCGTTGCTTTTCGAGTTGTTGCGCAGTGAGGAAGTCATACGAGTCCTGATCGAACACATCCAGACAGACTCGGTTTGTGATGTCGTGCCACCGAGGATCGGCTGCGCCGGCGCGCGTCTGGCGCACGTACGCCGCAATCGCATCCCTCAGCAGCGGCGCTGCCGCGACGTACCCGCCTGTCAACCGCACGATGAGGCCGTGCAGCAACATCTCGACGGTGTCGCGCGCATCGGTGGAGACGGTCCGCCGGGAAGCGCGGGCGATAGTCTCAGGCGAACTCGGCCCCTCGGAGAATCGGCCCACAATCAGAGCTGACATGAGCGCCTCGAGGTATGTGCCGCGCGCCGCTGCGGGGTCAATCTCAGTAAGGCGCTGCGCGGCGGTCAGCAGCAACGGCGGCGCGTCAGGACCCCGGCGCGCTGCCCAGGCCAGCTTTGCTCGTATGAGATCAACTCGGGCACTGGTGGATTCGTCGTCACTCGACTCTGTTGCAACCTCAAGCAGCTGTGTCGCCGCGTCCAGCGAGCCGGCGTCGAGCTTGGCCTGGGCGGCGTGCAGGGCCCGCTCAGCACGTACCCGGCTATCCGGCGTCGCATCGACGGCGGCCGCCAGGAACGCCGCGGCAGCGGCGATACCGCCGCGGGCACGGGCGTGCTCGGAGGCGGCCACCAGTTCGTCGGCGACTTCCGGGTCCGGCCCGGCCAGCGAATGTGCCCTATGCCAGGCACGGTGCTCGGAGGCGGTAGCACTGGTGATCGCCTGGGCAAGCGCATCGTGTGCGCGTCGGCGCTCCGCCAGTGGCGCGTGCCCGTAAATGGCGGAGCGAACCAGCGGGTGACGAAACCGGATCCGGCGGTCTACCGATAACAGCCCGGCCGCTTCGGCGGGCGACGCTGAGTCCGCATCGATTCCCAGATGTGCCGCCGCCGACCATAACCAGGACGGTTCGCCAGTCGGTTCCGCCGCGGCAATCAGGCACAGCGTGCGGGTGGGTGCCGGAAGCTCGCGGAACTGCTCGATGAAGCGGCCCTCGATGCGCCGGGGAATCGACTTCGCCTGCGCCAGACCGTAACCGCCGGCCAGGTCGGTCGGACCGAGGGAACGGTGCAGTTCGATCAGCGCCAAGGGATTGCCCCTTGATTCCGAGACGATGATGTCGCGCATGCGATCACTGAGCCGACCTGGTAACAGTGCCGCGAGTAGTACCCGCGCGTCGGCATCCGACACGCCCTCGACAACCAGTTCCGGCTGATCGGCCAATTCGCCTATCGGCCATCGAGTAGCGAAGATCATGACAACGCGATCGGCCAGCAGCCGCCGCGCGGCGAAGCCGAACGCCTGTACCGAAGCTCGATCGACCCAGTGCGCATCGTCGACCACACAGATCGTGGGTTGCTGTGCGCCCGCCTCCGACAGCAACGTGAGAAGAGCCAGTCCGACCAGGAGTCGATCCGGTGCCCCGCCCCCTTCGCTGACGCCCAGCGCGATCTCCAGCGCGCTGCGCTGCGGCTTCGGCAGCCGGACCAGCAGATGCTGCAGCGGAGCACAGATCTGTTGCATGCCGGCGTAAGCCAGCTCCATCTCCGATTCCGCACCGCTACCCCGGACGACGCGGAAGTCCGATGCCTGCGCAAGCATGTGCTCGATCAACGCGGTCTTCCCGATGCCCGCTTCACCTCGGAGGCTGAGCACACCGCTATGTGCCTCGCGGGCACCACCGAGCAGACCGGCCAGCTGCTGCTGCTCTTGCCGCCGGCCCAGCAACCCACCGCGACCCCCGCTGTACACGAGATCAATAGTGGCAGGAAACCGCCCACGGGGCGCGCTGAACCCCGGGGGTTTCCCCGGGGTCGGCGGTGGCCGGCCGGTGCTTGACTCGACGACGTGGACCGAGCGGCCGCCGCTATCAAATCCGACAAACCGCCGCTTTTAAACCCGACACCCGAGGTGGTCTGAAATGACCGACGCAAAAGATGTGCACGACGTCACCTACGAACTGCTCAGAAATCTTGGCTTGACCACTGTCTTCGGGAATCCCGGATCGACCGAGCAGTCGTTCCTGCGAGACTTCCCGAACGACTTCACCTACGTGCTGGCATTGCAGGAGGCCTCCGTCCTCACCATCGCCGACGGCTTCGCACAAGCCACCGGCCGGCCCGCCCTGGTCAACCTGCACACTGCAGCCGGAACCGGCAACGCGATGGGTTCGCTGGTGGCCGCGTACCGGGCCAACACCCCGCTGATTGTTACCGCTGGTCAGCAAACACGCGAGATGCTGCTGTGCGACCCGTATCTGGCAAACAGGGACGCCACGGTGCTGCCCCGCCCGTGGGTGAAGTGGTCCTACGAGCCTGCGCGTGCCGAAGACGTTCCGGCGGCGTTCATGCGTGCCTACGCGACAGCACTGCAACCGCCCGCCGGCCCGGTGTTCTTGTCGATTCCGCTCGACGACTGGGAGAAGCCCGCGCTCGGTCCCGCGGTGGTGCGCACCGTCGCCGAGCGGACCGCCGCTGACCCTGGGCGTTTGCGCCAATTCGCCGAACGGATCAGCAGAGCCGAACGTCCGCTGCTCGTGCTGGGGCCGGAGGTGGACCGTTCCGGGGCCTGGGATGCCGGCATTGCATTCGCCGAAAAATTGAAGGCACCCGTATACAACAGCGCCCTGCCCGATCGCATCTCGTTTCCCGAGGACCACCCGCTGTACGCCGGGACGCTGCCAATGACCATCGCCGGGGTCGAAGAGGTGGTTCACGGCCACGACCTGGTGATCGCGATCGGCACACAGGTATTCCGCTACTACCCCTACGTGGCTGGAGAATATCTGCCGGAAGGCACCGAACTGCTCCAGATCACCACCGATCCGGAACTCGCTGCCGTGGCGCCGGTAGGAGACAGCCTGATCGGTGACGTGCGGCAGGCGCTGACTTATCTGGCTGACACGGTGACCGCGCCGACGGACCGCCAGCCACCCCCACCACTGAACCTGGAGCGGAGATCCGAGGCACCGGCGACGGCGCCGATGACCGCCAATGCGGTATACCAGGTACTCAGCACTCTCAAGCCGCCTGATGCCGCCCTGGTGATGGAATCGACTTCGACGATCGTCGAGCAGCAGACGTGGCTCCCCACTACGCGCAGCGCCGGCTTTTTCGCGACCGGAAGTGGCGGAATCGGCTGGGGAGTGCCTGCGGCGGTCGGTGTCGCGCTCGGCGATCGGGCACGGGGCGTTCGGCGCTCTGTTGTCGCCACCATCGGCGACGGTTCCTTTCAGTATTCGATCCAGGCCATCTGGACCGCCGCACAGCACAAACTGCCCATCGTGTACGTCGTCCTGCGCAACGGTGAGTACGCGATCCTCAAGTCTTTCGCGCTGTTGGAGAAGACACCCGGGGTGCCGGGTCTCGAGCTCCCCGGTCTGGATATCGAGTCCCTGGCAAAGGGTTTCGGCTGCCGGGCGGTGACCGTCGACAGCACCGATATGCTGGCCGGCGAGTTCACCGCGGCGCTGGCCGCCGACGGGCCCACGGTGATCGTGGTGCCGACCCTGCCTCAGCTCCCGTTTCTCGGCTGAACGGAGAGACCGGTGCCCGTCTACACCTGCACCACGGCCGCCTCGACACTCAGTGGGGAAACGAAAGCCGAACTGGCCGCTGCGATCACGCAAATCCATTCCCGCGTCAATCATGTTCCCAGCACCTACGTCAACGTGGTCTTCCACGAACTTCCCGTCGATGCGGTCTACACCGATGCCCAACCGTCGCAACCATTGCTCATCAGCGGCTGGGTGCGCACCGGCCACCCCGACGACGAAACCAGCCAACTGCTCTCCGAAGTCGCCGAGGCGGCCGCCACGGTGACCGGCATTCCGTCGAGCCGGATTCTCGTCATCATTCAGAACAGCCCAGCACATTTCGCCATGGAGGGTGGGCGAGCACTGCCCAATCCAGGAGAAGAAGAGGCGTGGTTGGCAGGGCATTAACGGAGTCGCCGTGCACGCGGTGACGGTGAGCGAGGTCGGCGGACCGGATGTTCTCACCTACAACGAAGTCCCGATTCCAGTACCTGGCGATGCCGGTGTGTTGATCAAGTCGGAGGCGATCGGGGTCAACTTCATCGACACCTGTTTCCGATCGGGCCTGTATCCGCACCCGCTGCCATTCAGTGTGGGTAGTGAGGTGTGCGGCACCGTAGTCGCCGTCGGCCGCAACGTCTCGACGGTTCAGGCCGGTGATCGCGTCGCGAGTGCCGACGCGGTGGGTGCCTACGCCGACTATTGCGTCGCGCCCGCTGCTCTGGTGGCACACGTGCCGCACGCCATCGGCAGCGAGGTCGCGGCTGCCGCACTGTTGAAAGGCCTGACGGCGCACTTTCTCACCAAGTCGGTGTATCAGGTGAAACCGGGCGACACAATTCTGCTGCATGCCGGCGCGGGCGGGGTCGGTTTGATCCTGACGCAATGGGCCACAAGCACTGGCGCAACAATGATTACGACGGTATCGACACCGGCCAAGATCAGCCTTCACGCCAGGCCGGAGCGGCGCACGTTCTCGATTACCCGGGCGAACCGCGTCAATTCGGTTCACTCATCAGCGAACTCACGGACGGACGCGGCGCCGCGGCGGTATACGACGGGGTCGGTCGCACCACATTCGACGCCAGCCTGGCGAGCCTGGCCGTCCGCGGCACGCTCTGTCTTTTCGGTGCGACCAGTGGCCCGGTCCCGCCGGTCGACCCGCAGCGGCTGAGTAGTGCGGGTTCGGTGTACCTGACCCGCCCCGTACGCAGGGATTTCAATCGCACTTATGACGAGTTCGCCTGGCGCGTAACCGAACTCTTTCACGCAATCACTGACGGCAGGATCACTGTCACCGTGGGTGCGCGTTACCCGCTTGCCCACGCGGCTCAGGCGCACCGTGATCTGGAGTCCCGCCGGACGCACGGGTCCGTCCTCCTCATCCCGCAGGCAGGCAGTTGACCTTGAAAATGGCCGACACGATTTCACCGAAAGCGCCGGCAGCACCGATGAAGAGGCGCTTCATGTCATAGCCCGCCACATCCTTCATGGTCTCTCCGCCGAACCGGGCCGGCGCGAGACCGTCGGTCAGAATGACGTTCAGGCCGAGCAGGTTATTGCGCACTGCGTGTCGATCGTCGCCGCTCGCCGCGCCTATCAGTGCACCCACGCTGCGGCCGTCAGGCCCGGACGGCACTGCCGCACAGGACATGCCCTGCTCTGCCAGATACGCGGCCAGGTCATCGAGTGCGACGGAAGCGCCGACGGTCAAGCTGAGATTGGCGGCGTTGAGGTCGATCTGCGTGCCGCCGACGGGCGCCACGGTCCCGGAAGTGGAATCCGCGGAGCCTTCGCCTCGGTGGCGTCCCAGCGCCGCACGCACGGTCGCCTCGAAGGAGGCGAGTACGGGCTCGTCGGTTGAGAGGTCGGGAAGCAGTACACCGGGATTGAGTTGGCCCTCGGGGTCGAAGACGCGCTTGACGGCCCGTTGCGCTGCGATCTCGACGGGAGTGAAGCGTTTCGTCATGAACTGGCGCTTCTCGGTGCCGATGCCGTGCTCACCGGTCAGCGTTCCACCGAGTTCGAGTGCCGCGTCGACGATCTCGTTGTTGGCGGACTCCAACGCAGCAGCCGCTTTGGGATTGGTCCGGTCGAAGAACGAGATGGGGTGCAGATCTCCATCACCGGCATGCCCGGCCACCGCGATGAATAGCAGACCGTCGCAGTGCCGGGCCGCGACCTGCTGAATGGCCTCCTGCATCTCGGGGATTCTGTTGCGTGGCACAGTGACGTCCCCGATGAAGTAGTCGTGACCGCTGCGTACTACCGCGTCCGGGGCATGCAACCGTCCGTACCAGAGTCGCTCGCGGGCCTGGTCATCGGTGGCTACCCGAACCTCGATGGCCTTGTGCCGTAGCACTTTCTCGACAATCGCGGCGTCGCGCTCCACCTCCTCGGAGCTACCGTCGACGTCGACCAAGACGATGGCATCGACATCGGTCGGGTACCCGGTTTCGGTGAATGCCTGCAACCCGGCAATTCCGGCGCGGTCCAGCCACTCGAGTGCGGCAGGCACCGTACCCGTTCCGATGATGTCCGCGACGGCATCCGCAGCGTCGTGCGCCGACGCGAAGCTCCCCATCAAGCTGTGGGTCACCGGCGCGATCGGGCGAAGCGCCACGGTGGCCCCGGTGACGATGCCGAGAGTTCCCTCGGACCCGATCATCACTCCGAGCAGATCCGGTCCGTCATCCTCGGACGACAAAGTCATCACAGACCCGTCGGCAAGTACAAACTCGACTTCGAGCACATGGTTGTAGGTCACGCCGTACTTCAAAGCGTGTGGACCACCTGCATTTTCGATGATATTGCCACCCACCGTCGACAGGGGCGCCGAGACGGGGTCCGGGGAGAAGCACAACCCGAATTCAATCAACTCCTTCTGCAGGTCGGCATTGATGACTCCGGGCTGCACGCGGGCCGTGCGTGCGTCAGGATCTATTGCCAAGACCCGGTTCATCGCCGACAGGTCCAGCATCACCCGGTCCGGTGCCGCCATCATGCCCGCGCTGCAGTTCGACGCGCCGCCCCGAGTCACGACCGGAATGCCGTGCGCACCCGCGATGCGCAATATCGACACGACTTCGCCCCGGGATCTCGGCCGCAAGACCACTCCGGGTACGCCGCCGAAGCCCCAGTAGTCGCGACCCCGCGCGGTCAAGGCATCGGCGTCAGTCAGTATCGGATCAGGCCCAGAGAGGACCGCGGCGAATTGGCTGATAACGCTGCTATCCATGAACATACCCTCAGTAGGCGCTGTGTCGGATCAACCTTGGCACCTACGGCGGCTCTGTGACCCCGGGGAAATCCCGGGTCTCGCCGGCCCTGGTTCGCGGCTGCGAAACTCGTTCTTTCGGGATCAGTTTCGCGGCATCCCGAGCACCCGCTCGGCGATGATGTTGCGCTGGATCTCCGACGTGCCGCCGGCGATGGTGCCGGCGAAGCTGCGGGCGTACCTGTCGAACCAGCTGCCGTAGTGGGCGTCCAGGTTCAGCGGGGCGAACGGCGCGGTGATCGCCGGATGGATCAGACCCTCGGGACCCTTGGCGTTCAGGGCATCTTCGGAGGCGCGCTGGACCGCCTCGGAGCCGAGCAGCTTCAGCACCGACTGGCCGGGCACATCCTCCTCACCGCGCGCGGCCTTGGCCAAAGTCACCGAACCGAGCAGCCGCATCGCCCAGGCATCCATCACCAGGGTGGCGTAGCGATCCCGTTCCAACGTTCCGGTCGGCGTGAAATCGGTTGTCTGCTGGTCCAATAGATTCGCGTAGTCCAGCCACAGCATGGCGCGCTCGTGCCCGAGCGCGCCGGTCGCCACGCGCCAGCCACCGTCGAGCTCGCCGACCAGATTCTCGGCGGGCACCCGGGCGTCGGTGAAGAACACCTCGTTGAATTCGACGTCGTCGTGATCACACACGGAGGCGAACGGCCGTCGCAC
It contains:
- a CDS encoding nuclear transport factor 2 family protein translates to MPSRTDDLVEIQQLLARYAVTITQGDIEGLVGVFTPDGTYSAFGDTYTLDRFPELVAAAPKGLFMTGTSLVENLDGDTATGTQPLCFIEHSAHDMRIGYYRDTYLRTADGWRLKTRAMTFIRRSGVHDSGRPHAVGRPTP
- a CDS encoding acyl-CoA dehydrogenase family protein — its product is MTTSPSGAALDAALAELGWLDMLDEMPETAIPLVFRLLGETGAHAPVLNDVVLRGTGDTVPLPYAGGSWVVWERADTATPAMDEELPLHRVPTGDTVPLGAARQAVGWWLVGASRAMLALARSHALDRVQFGRSIASFQAVRHRLAETLVAIEGAEATLRAAADQPDEFACLLAKAAAGQAALTAARHCQQVLGGIGFTAEHQLHRHVKRVLVLDGLLGSSKELTREAGAHVRAVGSAPRLVHL
- a CDS encoding tautomerase family protein is translated as MPVYTCTTAASTLSGETKAELAAAITQIHSRVNHVPSTYVNVVFHELPVDAVYTDAQPSQPLLISGWVRTGHPDDETSQLLSEVAEAAATVTGIPSSRILVIIQNSPAHFAMEGGRALPNPGEEEAWLAGH
- the mdlC gene encoding benzoylformate decarboxylase — protein: MTDAKDVHDVTYELLRNLGLTTVFGNPGSTEQSFLRDFPNDFTYVLALQEASVLTIADGFAQATGRPALVNLHTAAGTGNAMGSLVAAYRANTPLIVTAGQQTREMLLCDPYLANRDATVLPRPWVKWSYEPARAEDVPAAFMRAYATALQPPAGPVFLSIPLDDWEKPALGPAVVRTVAERTAADPGRLRQFAERISRAERPLLVLGPEVDRSGAWDAGIAFAEKLKAPVYNSALPDRISFPEDHPLYAGTLPMTIAGVEEVVHGHDLVIAIGTQVFRYYPYVAGEYLPEGTELLQITTDPELAAVAPVGDSLIGDVRQALTYLADTVTAPTDRQPPPPLNLERRSEAPATAPMTANAVYQVLSTLKPPDAALVMESTSTIVEQQTWLPTTRSAGFFATGSGGIGWGVPAAVGVALGDRARGVRRSVVATIGDGSFQYSIQAIWTAAQHKLPIVYVVLRNGEYAILKSFALLEKTPGVPGLELPGLDIESLAKGFGCRAVTVDSTDMLAGEFTAALAADGPTVIVVPTLPQLPFLG
- a CDS encoding FAD-linked oxidase C-terminal domain-containing protein, coding for MDSSVISQFAAVLSGPDPILTDADALTARGRDYWGFGGVPGVVLRPRSRGEVVSILRIAGAHGIPVVTRGGASNCSAGMMAAPDRVMLDLSAMNRVLAIDPDARTARVQPGVINADLQKELIEFGLCFSPDPVSAPLSTVGGNIIENAGGPHALKYGVTYNHVLEVEFVLADGSVMTLSSEDDGPDLLGVMIGSEGTLGIVTGATVALRPIAPVTHSLMGSFASAHDAADAVADIIGTGTVPAALEWLDRAGIAGLQAFTETGYPTDVDAIVLVDVDGSSEEVERDAAIVEKVLRHKAIEVRVATDDQARERLWYGRLHAPDAVVRSGHDYFIGDVTVPRNRIPEMQEAIQQVAARHCDGLLFIAVAGHAGDGDLHPISFFDRTNPKAAAALESANNEIVDAALELGGTLTGEHGIGTEKRQFMTKRFTPVEIAAQRAVKRVFDPEGQLNPGVLLPDLSTDEPVLASFEATVRAALGRHRGEGSADSTSGTVAPVGGTQIDLNAANLSLTVGASVALDDLAAYLAEQGMSCAAVPSGPDGRSVGALIGAASGDDRHAVRNNLLGLNVILTDGLAPARFGGETMKDVAGYDMKRLFIGAAGAFGEIVSAIFKVNCLPAG
- a CDS encoding amidohydrolase family protein yields the protein MLTLKAAGLLDVDAGEIVSPGIVRIDGDRIVGIGGEPEGDLIDLGDQILLPGLMDMEVNLLMGGRGEKPGLSQVQDDPPTRVLRAVGNARRTLRAGFTTVRNLGLFVKTGGYLLDVALGRAIDAGWIDGPRIVPAGHAITPTGGHLDPTMFAAFAPHVLDLTIEEGIANGVDEIRRAVRYQIKHGAQLIKVCCSGGVMSLTGPPGAQHYSDDELRAIVDEAHRRGLRVAAHTHGADAVKHAVAAGIDCIEHGFLVDDEAIALMVENGTFLVSTRRLAEGMDVSHAPPELQAKAAEMFPKSRTSILAAYQAGVKIAVGTDAPAIPHGRNADELVTLVEWGLPPLAVLRGATVTAAELINSTDLGRLAEGMLADVIAVPGNPLADITVTRNVSFVMKGGKVYAKQN
- a CDS encoding AAA family ATPase translates to MYSGGRGGLLGRRQEQQQLAGLLGGAREAHSGVLSLRGEAGIGKTALIEHMLAQASDFRVVRGSGAESEMELAYAGMQQICAPLQHLLVRLPKPQRSALEIALGVSEGGGAPDRLLVGLALLTLLSEAGAQQPTICVVDDAHWVDRASVQAFGFAARRLLADRVVMIFATRWPIGELADQPELVVEGVSDADARVLLAALLPGRLSDRMRDIIVSESRGNPLALIELHRSLGPTDLAGGYGLAQAKSIPRRIEGRFIEQFRELPAPTRTLCLIAAAEPTGEPSWLWSAAAHLGIDADSASPAEAAGLLSVDRRIRFRHPLVRSAIYGHAPLAERRRAHDALAQAITSATASEHRAWHRAHSLAGPDPEVADELVAASEHARARGGIAAAAAFLAAAVDATPDSRVRAERALHAAQAKLDAGSLDAATQLLEVATESSDDESTSARVDLIRAKLAWAARRGPDAPPLLLTAAQRLTEIDPAAARGTYLEALMSALIVGRFSEGPSSPETIARASRRTVSTDARDTVEMLLHGLIVRLTGGYVAAAPLLRDAIAAYVRQTRAGAADPRWHDITNRVCLDVFDQDSYDFLTAQQLEKQRAAGELTLVASSLSTYAGLCVTRGDFAAAEAALEEVEILAAATRIPAHRSIFPYLAAYRGQDKRCLEYAHTTIEEATERGEGTQVTVSLYATAILHNGLSRYPKALAASLSGLEYDDVGMSSYLLTEAVEAAAYCGETSLAAELCAQIWERAQASRTETALGIAARSRALAGNSSESDTDFQRAVEHLERSPVAVYRARTHLVYGEWLRRVNRRGDARTQLRTAYDMFARMGAEGFAARARRELQASGEAVHQTVKGTAIALTTQEREITRLARQGCTNSEIGAQLYISPRTVEWHLGRIFAKLGVSSRRELRSLSAELLPRL